From the Musa acuminata AAA Group cultivar baxijiao chromosome BXJ1-2, Cavendish_Baxijiao_AAA, whole genome shotgun sequence genome, one window contains:
- the LOC135613620 gene encoding uncharacterized protein LOC135613620 produces MERFLRKYDKECMKMMMLKHEETFRQQVHELHRLYRVQKLLMRGINTEQRLGGCTQLHLGDGSSTAADSCLPSTSRRRRRRRCRVLNLELPADEYIERGEADATVEVEQEDDIELALTIGSGWRNWEETYDSGASFSSSSTGSGELKTSGHGWELRQVEDVSFSYGNGFELEALRASRLKQPPWHLQCSSLRMT; encoded by the exons ATGGAGAGGTTTCTGAGGAAGTACGACAAGGAGTGCATGAAGATGATGATGCTGAAGCATGAAGAGACCTTCAGGCAACAG GTCCATGAACTCCATCGCTTGTATAGAGTTCAGAAGCTTCTGATGAGAGGCATCAACACCGAGCAAAGGTTAGGCGGCTGCACTCAGCTTCACCTCGGCGATGGCAGCAGCACTGCAGCGGATTCATGTCTTCCGAGCACcagccggcggcggcggcggcggcgttgcCGGGTGCTCAATCTTGAACTTCCAGCAGACGAGTACATAGAAAGAGGTGAAGCAGATGCAACGGTGGAGGTCGAACAGGAGGACGACATAGAGCTGGCGCTGACCATAGGAAGCGGCTGGAGGAATTGGGAGGAGACTTACGATTCCGGAGCGAGCTTCTCGTCGTCGTCCACCGGGTCTGGGGAGTTGAAGACGAGCGGACATGGATGGGAACTGCGGCAGGTGGAAGATGTAAGCTTCAGCTACGGCAATGGGTTTGAACTGGAAGCGCTGCGAGCGAGCAGGCTAAAGCAGCCGCCATGGCACTTGCAGTGTTCGAGTCTTAGGATGACTTGA